TCCCGGCTGAATACCGGTTGTACTTTTTCCGCCGGGGGCAACACAATTCCCTGGGGCACCACCACTGATTTATCTGCCCACCGGCCATTCAGACGGGCAACAATCCTTTTCGCTTCCTCGCTAAACAGTGTGATGGCCCCTGCCTGATCAAGCACCCTCTGAACAACCGCCGGTATGTCAGCATTTATCCATTGTGCAAAATCCACATGAATATCGGTTCCTCCCATGGTGAGCAGATACTCATGAGGCAGTGTACAGCCTGACTGTTCCAGCCAGGAAGCAAACCGTGTGACATGTAAAATATGAATCCATGTACCCTCACGGAGCTCAGTATACAGTGCCTTTCAGTCCAGTCCCTCTGTGTAAGCCAAAACAGTGACCTGAAATCCCCGGGCCCGGTAGCCGGCAGCGATCCGCCGGGCTGTGACGGCATTGCCCCGTGCTCCAGAGATATATGGGGTTAAAAATAAAATCCGCTTTGCCATAACCAATTATAATACACCTCTTCACTTTTTGTCATACTTAATGCTTACCATGCTTTTGACATTGAATGTGATAAAGTAAAATGCCTGCAGCGACACTGACGTTCAAAGATTCAGCATGTCCAAAGATGGGAATTTTAACGTTATCATCCGCCAACTGCTGCAGGGCGGGATCGACACCTTGGGCCTCGTTGCCCACTAACAAAGCTACTTTCTGTTTTTCTGTCACCTTTAACTCACGCATGTCAACGGCCTCTCTGACATCTGTGCCGATCACCAGCCACCCTTCCTTTCTCAACTCCGGAATAAGATTGATTAAATCATCTGAGTAAAAAGGAAGGTGAAACACAGCCCCCTGGGTGGAACGCAACACCTTCCCTGACAAGGGATCGGTCGTTCCTTTTCCCAGTATAACAGCGTCCACCCCGGCCGCCGCTGCTGTGCGGATCATCGTCCCCAGATTACCGGGGTCCTGGACGCTGTCCACTAAAAGCAGCATGTCCCCCTCATGGATATATTGCTTGAAGGGGGGAAACACCGGCCGCCTTACAGCCAAAATAATCCCTTGAGGCGTTTGTGTCTCAGCAAGACTGTTAAATAAAGACCGGGGCAAAAGAAAGGTCCTGATCCGGTGTTCCTCCGCTACTCGGATCCATTCACCCGCCTTATCATAATCCTCACTGATGATCATGTCAACAACAGAACAACCGGATGTAAGAGCCTCTTGCACCAAATGTTCTCCCTCCACCAGAAAGAGACCGGCCCGTTCCCGTCCTTTTTTAGTCGCTAACTTTTTCCACTCTTTGAAACGCGGATTGTGTTTGGAACAAATC
The DNA window shown above is from Caldalkalibacillus uzonensis and carries:
- a CDS encoding TrmH family RNA methyltransferase, which encodes MVQEICSKHNPRFKEWKKLATKKGRERAGLFLVEGEHLVQEALTSGCSVVDMIISEDYDKAGEWIRVAEEHRIRTFLLPRSLFNSLAETQTPQGIILAVRRPVFPPFKQYIHEGDMLLLVDSVQDPGNLGTMIRTAAAAGVDAVILGKGTTDPLSGKVLRSTQGAVFHLPFYSDDLINLIPELRKEGWLVIGTDVREAVDMRELKVTEKQKVALLVGNEAQGVDPALQQLADDNVKIPIFGHAESLNVSVAAGILLYHIQCQKHGKH